One genomic segment of Cellulophaga sp. HaHaR_3_176 includes these proteins:
- a CDS encoding glycoside hydrolase family 3 protein yields MNSIISYSQAENTLSLHEKIGQLFMPAAFINDSEEEILHIEKLIKEQHIGGLCFFHSRASAATNFEGQKKIVYNDNSFTTLKKLIKRYQSAAKYPLLISIDAEWGLAMRIENTPQYPYAITLGAIQNNTELSYKVGQKIANDCSAAGIHWNLAPVVDINNNPNNPVIGYRSYGEDKNKVTENALAFIKGSESKGVLTCLKHFPGHGDTEVDSHLGLPLITKSKEELLKNELFPFQQLINEGVDSIMAGHLSIPALADGDAIPSSLSKKMLKNLLRDEMNFKGVVISDALNMHAVSKNYPIKGVLEWLAFDAGNDILCFAEHIPEGIETIKKNATLVQIEESFKRIWHLKEKAFKLDFKAAKLSEAKELNQAIATASLTLLKGDITNFDKQNFIGIEITRKKINSTFFKNITEQVSFKKISSNENSIAEIQHQIKEKNNILLAIFPPKVKPGNLFDIRKEEIDFINEILQTKNVTLYLFGNPYVLNHIKTDKVKAVIIAYQNFEEFQENAAKHFLGKNKAIGKVPITIKFI; encoded by the coding sequence ATGAATAGTATTATTTCATATTCACAAGCAGAAAATACCCTTTCATTACACGAAAAAATAGGGCAATTATTTATGCCTGCTGCTTTTATAAATGATTCTGAAGAAGAAATTCTTCACATAGAAAAACTAATTAAAGAGCAACACATTGGTGGCTTATGTTTTTTTCATAGTCGAGCAAGTGCTGCTACTAATTTTGAAGGCCAGAAAAAAATTGTTTATAATGATAATAGTTTTACGACATTAAAAAAATTAATTAAACGGTATCAATCTGCTGCAAAATACCCGCTATTAATTAGTATTGATGCGGAATGGGGTTTGGCAATGCGCATAGAAAACACGCCGCAATACCCATATGCAATTACTTTAGGTGCTATTCAAAATAATACTGAATTATCCTATAAAGTAGGCCAAAAAATAGCAAATGATTGCAGTGCGGCTGGTATACACTGGAACCTAGCTCCTGTTGTCGATATCAATAATAATCCAAATAACCCAGTAATCGGGTACCGATCTTACGGAGAAGATAAAAATAAGGTTACTGAAAATGCATTGGCTTTTATTAAAGGATCGGAAAGTAAAGGTGTTTTAACTTGCCTAAAGCATTTTCCTGGCCATGGCGATACCGAAGTTGATTCTCATTTAGGGCTTCCTTTAATTACTAAATCTAAAGAGGAGCTTTTAAAAAATGAATTATTCCCTTTTCAACAATTAATTAATGAAGGAGTAGATAGTATTATGGCTGGGCATTTATCCATTCCTGCTTTAGCAGATGGTGATGCTATACCTTCAAGTCTTTCTAAAAAAATGTTAAAAAATTTATTACGTGATGAAATGAATTTTAAAGGTGTTGTTATTTCTGATGCTTTAAACATGCACGCAGTATCAAAAAACTACCCTATAAAAGGTGTCTTAGAGTGGCTGGCTTTTGATGCTGGTAATGACATTTTATGCTTTGCAGAACATATACCAGAAGGTATTGAAACTATTAAAAAAAATGCAACTTTAGTTCAAATAGAAGAAAGTTTTAAACGTATTTGGCACTTAAAAGAAAAGGCTTTTAAATTAGACTTTAAAGCGGCTAAGCTTAGTGAAGCAAAAGAATTAAACCAAGCAATTGCAACAGCAAGCTTAACACTTTTAAAAGGCGATATTACTAATTTTGATAAACAAAATTTTATTGGAATTGAAATCACCCGAAAAAAAATAAATTCTACTTTTTTTAAAAATATAACTGAGCAGGTATCATTCAAAAAAATATCCTCTAACGAAAATTCTATAGCAGAAATCCAGCATCAGATAAAAGAAAAAAACAATATACTCCTGGCTATATTTCCTCCGAAAGTGAAGCCCGGTAATTTATTTGATATACGTAAAGAAGAAATAGATTTTATAAATGAGATTTTACAAACCAAAAATGTAACTCTATACCTCTTCGGTAACCCGTATGTATTAAATCACATAAAAACAGATAAAGTCAAGGCTGTTATTATTGCATATCAAAATTTCGAAGAATTTCAAGAAAATGCAGCAAAACACTTTTTAGGAAAAAATAAAGCGATTGGTAAAGTTCCGATAACTATTAAATTTATTTAA
- a CDS encoding MFS transporter — protein MIKKDKGAWAWVPVLYFTQGLPYVLVVTVSVIMYKNLGVSNEDIGLYTSLLYLPWVLKPIWSPLVDLKSTKRNWFLAMQLAIAIALFGVGLTIPTNMFFTTTLACFWMAAFASATNDIASDGYYMLGLTEKKQSFFVGMRSTFYRLAMVTGEGLIVFSAGFLEEKYGDNTKAWSITMTATAFLMLALTISNYFVAPKYESSDKKNLEKPSSFSEVFSSFFKKPQIGIALAFILTYRLGESQLVKMVSPFLLDTHDKGGLAYTTKELGLLFGTIGVVALTIGGILGGILISRDGLKKWMLPMVLSLNVPNILYAILALTKTTSIIAVTATVVLEKFGYGFGFAAFLMYLIYIASGKSKTSHYAIATGFMALGMMLPGMISGYIQNWLGYGGFFVWVVIAALPALFLLKYIQYPADFGKKDSVTNE, from the coding sequence ATGATTAAAAAAGATAAAGGTGCCTGGGCTTGGGTACCTGTTTTATATTTCACACAAGGCTTACCTTATGTACTTGTCGTTACCGTTTCGGTAATAATGTATAAAAATCTGGGTGTCAGTAATGAAGATATTGGTTTGTATACCAGCCTACTTTACTTACCATGGGTTTTAAAGCCTATTTGGAGCCCTTTAGTTGATTTAAAAAGTACTAAACGCAATTGGTTTTTAGCTATGCAATTGGCCATTGCTATTGCACTATTTGGCGTAGGACTTACCATACCTACAAATATGTTTTTCACCACTACCCTAGCCTGTTTTTGGATGGCAGCTTTTGCTTCTGCAACAAATGATATTGCTTCTGATGGGTATTACATGCTTGGTCTTACAGAAAAAAAACAATCTTTTTTTGTGGGTATGCGTAGTACGTTTTACAGGTTAGCAATGGTTACAGGTGAAGGATTAATCGTTTTTAGTGCTGGTTTTTTAGAAGAGAAATATGGCGATAATACTAAGGCTTGGAGCATAACAATGACTGCAACGGCTTTTTTAATGTTGGCATTAACAATCTCTAATTATTTTGTTGCTCCTAAATACGAATCATCAGACAAAAAAAACCTTGAAAAACCGAGTAGCTTTTCTGAAGTTTTCTCTTCTTTCTTTAAAAAACCACAAATCGGAATCGCACTAGCATTTATATTAACTTATAGATTGGGCGAATCACAATTAGTAAAAATGGTATCTCCTTTTTTATTAGATACACATGATAAAGGTGGCTTAGCTTATACAACAAAAGAACTTGGCCTTTTATTTGGTACAATTGGTGTAGTGGCTTTAACCATTGGCGGTATTTTAGGAGGCATTTTAATTTCGCGAGATGGGCTAAAAAAATGGATGTTACCAATGGTATTATCTTTAAACGTTCCGAACATACTTTATGCTATTTTAGCACTAACAAAAACCACTAGCATTATTGCAGTAACAGCAACTGTTGTATTAGAAAAATTTGGTTATGGGTTTGGGTTTGCTGCTTTTTTAATGTATCTAATTTATATAGCGAGCGGAAAATCAAAAACCTCTCATTATGCAATAGCAACAGGTTTTATGGCTTTAGGTATGATGCTACCAGGCATGATTAGTGGTTATATTCAAAACTGGCTAGGTTATGGCGGCTTTTTTGTTTGGGTAGTTATTGCAGCTTTACCTGCTCTATTTCTTTTAAAATATATTCAATATCCTGCTGATTTTGGGAAAAAAGACTCCGTTACTAATGAATAG
- a CDS encoding PQQ-dependent sugar dehydrogenase, whose amino-acid sequence MKKSILSLYLIVVSLNYSCAQKAENKVKTDTKSKISAELFVDELQIPWGIAFLPDGSMLITEKAGKIIHFKNGKKVEISNPPSVYLRGQGGLLDIALHPDYKNNGWLYFTYASEEGEEKGGHTAIMRAKFKNNALTNKELLYKATPNTTQGQHFGSRIAFDNDGYLYFSIGERGNRDENPQDITRDGGKIYRLNDDGSIPSDNPFVNKKGAKTAIYSYGHRNPQGLIKHPKTGEIWDHEHGPQGGDEINIVKKGANYGWPLVTFGINYSGTSITDKTEMEGMEQPIHYWVPSIAPSGMAFITSDKYGDMKGDLLVGSLKFQYLEHLIIDGTKVIDRIKLLPEIGRIRDVKEGPDGYIYVAVEGKGIYKLVVN is encoded by the coding sequence ATGAAAAAAAGTATTTTAAGTTTATATTTAATCGTTGTATCACTTAACTACTCTTGTGCTCAAAAAGCAGAAAACAAAGTAAAAACAGATACTAAATCTAAAATTTCAGCTGAGTTATTCGTCGATGAACTACAGATTCCATGGGGTATAGCGTTCTTACCTGACGGTAGCATGCTTATTACTGAAAAAGCTGGTAAAATCATCCATTTTAAAAATGGCAAAAAAGTCGAAATTTCTAACCCTCCTAGTGTATATCTTAGAGGTCAAGGAGGCTTATTAGATATTGCCCTACATCCTGATTATAAAAATAATGGTTGGCTTTATTTTACTTATGCCTCTGAAGAAGGTGAAGAAAAAGGTGGACATACCGCTATTATGAGGGCTAAATTTAAAAATAATGCTCTTACAAATAAAGAATTACTCTATAAGGCTACCCCAAATACAACTCAAGGACAGCATTTTGGATCTAGAATTGCCTTTGATAATGACGGTTATTTATATTTCTCAATTGGTGAGCGTGGCAATAGAGATGAAAACCCTCAAGATATTACTCGTGATGGCGGAAAAATTTACCGTTTAAATGATGACGGATCAATACCTAGTGATAACCCTTTTGTAAATAAAAAAGGTGCTAAAACTGCTATTTATAGTTACGGACATAGAAATCCACAAGGTTTAATAAAACACCCTAAAACAGGTGAAATTTGGGATCACGAGCATGGCCCTCAAGGTGGTGATGAAATTAACATTGTTAAAAAAGGAGCCAATTACGGATGGCCATTAGTTACTTTCGGTATCAACTATAGCGGCACGTCTATTACTGATAAAACAGAAATGGAAGGAATGGAACAACCTATTCATTATTGGGTTCCTTCAATTGCACCAAGTGGCATGGCTTTTATAACTTCAGATAAATATGGCGATATGAAAGGCGATTTACTTGTTGGCTCTTTAAAGTTTCAATACTTAGAACATTTAATTATAGACGGCACTAAAGTTATTGACCGCATTAAATTACTACCTGAAATTGGGCGAATTAGAGATGTTAAAGAAGGCCCTGATGGGTATATTTATGTTGCTGTAGAAGGCAAAGGCATTTACAAACTTGTAGTCAACTAA
- the murQ gene encoding N-acetylmuramic acid 6-phosphate etherase, whose translation MSYKKITETPSNYDNLEQMDTALLLQNINNEDQKIADAVALVIPEITKLVDALAERFDKGGRLFYIGAGTSGRLGILDASEIPPTFGMPHERVVGIIAGGDTAIRKAVENAEDHKEQAWLDLKKHDINENDVLVGIAASGTTPYVIGGIHKAKEHGILTAGITNNPGSPVAEISDIAIAVNVGPEFLTGSTRMKSGTSQKLVLNMITTALMIKIGRVKGNKMVNMQLSNDKLVDRGTRYIVEALAISYDDAAVLLKKYGSVQEAVNAYEIKKAK comes from the coding sequence ATGAGTTACAAGAAAATTACAGAAACACCTTCAAATTATGACAATTTGGAGCAGATGGATACCGCTTTATTACTTCAAAATATAAATAACGAAGACCAGAAAATAGCTGATGCTGTAGCATTAGTAATTCCTGAAATTACAAAGTTAGTAGATGCTTTAGCAGAGCGTTTTGATAAAGGAGGTCGCTTATTTTATATAGGAGCAGGAACAAGTGGTAGATTAGGAATTTTAGATGCTTCAGAAATCCCTCCAACTTTTGGTATGCCACACGAACGCGTTGTAGGTATTATTGCAGGTGGTGATACTGCGATTAGAAAAGCAGTAGAAAATGCAGAAGACCATAAAGAACAAGCTTGGTTAGATTTAAAAAAGCATGATATTAACGAAAATGATGTTTTGGTAGGTATAGCAGCTTCAGGTACAACGCCTTATGTTATAGGTGGTATTCATAAAGCAAAAGAACACGGAATTTTAACGGCAGGAATCACAAATAACCCAGGTTCTCCCGTAGCTGAAATTTCGGACATAGCAATTGCTGTTAATGTTGGACCTGAATTTTTAACAGGTAGTACTAGAATGAAAAGCGGTACATCGCAAAAATTAGTGTTAAATATGATTACTACTGCGCTGATGATTAAAATTGGTAGAGTTAAAGGTAATAAGATGGTAAATATGCAATTAAGTAACGATAAATTAGTAGATCGTGGTACGCGTTATATTGTAGAGGCTCTTGCTATTTCTTATGATGACGCAGCTGTTTTATTAAAAAAATATGGTTCAGTGCAAGAAGCAGTAAATGCTTATGAAATAAAAAAAGCTAAATAG